From Astyanax mexicanus isolate ESR-SI-001 chromosome 11, AstMex3_surface, whole genome shotgun sequence, the proteins below share one genomic window:
- the sp5a gene encoding transcription factor Sp5a codes for MAAVAVLRNETLQAFLQDRTPNSSPENSKHSPLALLAATCNRIGHHHGSNPADFLQVPYDTTLGSPSRIFHPWSNEASPQSALSGNSSFGLSSKSQLSAHLQSSYASHHELPLTPPADPTYPYDFSPVKMLPCSMQSACPPTYVPAVTYAAPTPIPSAMPGFVAGHSGLVHQQQRQLSPNPGEDIPWWSLQQGNHVSHPSSLAPHRFPLQRSLVLGHTDFAQYQSQIAALLHTKSPLATARRCRRCRCPNCQSSSGSGGDEPGKKKQHVCHIPGCGKVYGKTSHLKAHLRWHSGERPFVCNWLFCGKSFTRSDELQRHLRTHTGEKRFVCPDCCKRFMRSDHLAKHVKTHQNKKSKPHEKSAEHHVKREDTRHL; via the exons ATGGCAGCAGTGGCTGTGCTGAGGAACGAGACTCTCCAGGCGTTTCTGCAG GACCGTACACCCAACTCCTCGCCGGAAAACAGCAAGCATTCCCCTCTGGCGCTGCTGGCAGCTACGTGTAACCGGATCGGCCACCACCACGGATCCAACCCGGCGGACTTCCTCCAGGTCCCGTACGACACCACGCTCGGCTCCCCGTCGCGGATTTTTCACCCATGGAGTAACGAGGCGAGCCCTCAGTCCGCCCTATCCGGCAACTCTTCGTTCGGACTATCCTCCAAATCTCAACTCTCGGCGCACCTGCAGAGCTCCTACGCGTCGCACCATGAGCTCCCGCTGACCCCGCCGGCCGACCCCACGTACCCGTACGACTTCTCTCCGGTCAAGATGCTGCCCTGCTCCATGCAGTCCGCCTGTCCGCCCACCTACGTCCCGGCCGTAACGTACGCGGCGCCCACCCCGATTCCGTCCGCCATGCCGGGTTTCGTGGCGGGACACTCGGGCCTGGTGCaccagcagcagagacagctttCCCCCAACCCCGGGGAGGACATCCCGTGGTGGAGCCTCCAGCAGGGCAACCACGTGAGCCACCCGTCGTCGCTCGCGCCTCACCGCTTCCCCCTGCAGAGGAGTCTGGTTCTGGGGCACACGGACTTCGCGCAGTACCAGAGCCAGATCGCTGCGCTCCTGCACACCAAGTCCCCCCTGGCCACGGCCCGCCGGTGCCGCCGCTGCCGCTGCCCCAACTGCCAGTCCTCCAGCGGCTCCGGCGGCGACGAGCCCGGAAAGAAGAAGCAGCACGTGTGCCACATCCCGGGCTGCGGAAAGGTGTACGGCAAGACGTCGCACCTCAAGGCGCACCTGCGCTGGCACTCGGGCGAGAGGCCGTTCGTGTGCAACTGGCTGTTCTGCGGAAAGAGCTTCACGCGCTCCGACGAGCTGCAGAGGCACCTCAGGACGCACACCGGCGAGAAGCGCTTCGTGTGTCCGGACTGCTGCAAGAGGTTCATGAGGAGCGACCACCTGGCCAAGCACGTCAAGACCCACCAGAACAAGAAGAGCAAACCTCACGAAAAGTCCGCGGAGCACCACGTCAAACGAGAGGACACGAGACACctataa